In Arachis stenosperma cultivar V10309 chromosome 1, arast.V10309.gnm1.PFL2, whole genome shotgun sequence, one DNA window encodes the following:
- the LOC130944051 gene encoding ubiquitin carboxyl-terminal hydrolase 3-like, with product MATLDERPSAKRWLPLEANPDVINQFLWGLGLPPDEAESCDVYGLDDDLLQMVPSPVLAVLFLYPLTSKSEEERLQQENEKRENSNKVYFMKQTVGNACGTIGLLHALGNITSEIKLVEESFFDKFFKTTASMDPMQRGVFLENDREMEVAHSVAASAGDTEASDNVDTHFICFVCVDGELYELDGRKSGPISHGPSSPSTLLKDAAKVIQSMIQKNPESLNFNVIAISKKSADGQN from the exons ATGGCTACCTTGGACGAAAGACCCTCTGCCAAGAGGTGGCTTCCTCTTGAAGCTAATCCTGACGTGATCAATCAG ttCCTATGGGGTCTTGGGCTTCCACCAGACGAAGCTGAATCCTGCGATGTTTATGGCTTAGACGATGACCTTCTTCAAATGGTTCCCAGCCCTGTTCTTGCCGTCCTTTTCCTTTATCCACTTACCTCTAAg AGCGAAGAAGAGAGGTTGCAACAGGAAAATGAAAAAAGG GAAAATAGCAATAAAGTGTATTTTATGAAGCAAACTGTGGGTAATGCTTGTGGTACAATAGGGCTTCTTCATGCTCTTGGGAACATAACTTCTGAGATCAAGCTTG TTGAGGAGTCGTTCTTTGACAAGTTCTTCAAAACGACTGCAAGCATGGACCCAATGCAG CGTGGTGTATTTCTCGAGAATGACAGAGAGATGGAAGTTGCTCATTCAGTGGCAGCAAGTGCTGGTGATACAGAG GCATCAGACAATGTGGACACTCATTTCATCTGCTTTGTTTGTGTGGACG GTGAACTCTATGAGCTTGATGGAAGAAAGTCGGGACCAATATCTCATGGCCCATCCTCACCAAGTACATTGTTGAAG GATGCAGCTAAAGTCATCCAAAGCATGATCCAGAAAAATCCAGAATCCTTGAACTTCAATGTCATTGCAATATCAAAGAAATCCGCAGATGGACAAAATTGA